In Altererythrobacter rubellus, the following are encoded in one genomic region:
- a CDS encoding alpha/beta hydrolase: MNNDVRVRRRPKLLTFLGVSIALLIAAGLALQIAIWRNGPAVLDAVDRITGGARGAVLAERVSYGPSDKQYLSVYTPKDPVAEPLPVIVFVHGGSWNKGDPENYGFIGRAFAPEGFVVVLAAYRLHPEAVYPAMIEDTAAAIAWTQANIAKHGGDPSRIIISGHSAGAYNVAMTALEARWLAEAGGSAEQIAGVVGLAGPYDFYPFDSDSTRASFGHVAQGEVTQPVTHVRDDAPPKLLVHGEADTLVKPRNSRELAKRLENAGAKVETLYLKDADHNQPLLALASPWRGNSEVFRAFVEFARDAHASVPVQDEMR; encoded by the coding sequence ATGAACAATGATGTGCGCGTGCGAAGGCGGCCCAAATTGCTGACATTTCTTGGTGTTTCGATAGCGTTGCTGATTGCGGCAGGCTTGGCGCTGCAGATTGCGATATGGCGCAATGGCCCGGCCGTACTCGATGCGGTTGACCGGATTACCGGCGGCGCCCGCGGGGCGGTTCTGGCCGAGCGCGTGAGCTATGGACCAAGCGACAAACAGTATCTATCGGTTTACACGCCCAAGGATCCAGTGGCCGAGCCTTTGCCCGTCATCGTTTTCGTGCATGGAGGCAGCTGGAACAAAGGCGACCCTGAAAACTACGGCTTTATCGGGCGTGCATTCGCACCCGAAGGTTTTGTGGTTGTGCTGGCCGCCTATCGCCTGCATCCCGAAGCGGTCTATCCGGCTATGATCGAGGACACAGCGGCCGCGATTGCCTGGACACAGGCCAATATCGCCAAACACGGCGGTGACCCCTCACGCATTATCATCTCTGGTCATTCGGCGGGCGCGTATAACGTCGCCATGACAGCACTGGAGGCGCGCTGGCTGGCCGAGGCAGGCGGGAGCGCAGAACAGATCGCAGGGGTTGTAGGCCTTGCCGGCCCCTATGACTTCTATCCGTTCGATAGCGATTCCACCCGGGCATCATTCGGCCATGTCGCGCAAGGCGAAGTCACGCAGCCGGTCACGCATGTGCGCGATGACGCGCCACCAAAGCTGTTAGTCCACGGCGAGGCAGACACGCTCGTCAAACCGCGCAATTCGCGCGAACTGGCAAAGCGTTTGGAGAACGCAGGGGCCAAGGTCGAAACGCTCTACCTCAAAGATGCCGATCACAACCAGCCGCTATTGGCGCTGGCGAGCCCATGGAGGGGCAATTCCGAGGTTTTTCGCGCGTTTGTAGAATTTGCCCGCGATGCACACGCTTCAGTTCCAGTTCAGGACGAAATGCGTTAG
- a CDS encoding acetolactate synthase large subunit — translation MSDTKKASDVFIECLEAEGCEYIFGVPGEENLDFLDSLGKSDKIKLILTRHEQGAGFMAATYGRHTGKTGVCVATLGPGATNFVTSAAYAQLGGMPMLMITGQKPIKKSKQGRFQIVDIVSLMEPVTKYSIQIAAGDNIPSRVREAYRLAEEEKPGATLIELPEDIAEEPTTDWKPLPKSVARRPSAEPKAVRAAVEAIEKAKSPIIVIGAGANRKMAGRMLEQLVEKTGIPFLTTQMGKGVIDERHPKFVGCAALSAGDFVHRAVEASDCIINVGHDVIEKPPFFMQDNGVTVIHVSTKTAEVDPVYFPQIEVIGDIGNAIWQIKEDVSPNRDWNFDHILAYHQAELEHTGKLADDARFPIFPPHLVKQVRECMPRDGIICLDNGVYKIWFARGYTAYLPNTVLLDNALATMGAGLPSAMMSAMLYPDRRVMAICGDGGFMMNSQEMETAVRLGLNLTVLILRDDAYGMIRWKQANMGFADFGLTYGNPDYVKYAESYGAHGHRVESSEHLTELLAHCRDTPGVHLIDCPVDYSENDQILNIDIKKLSAEL, via the coding sequence GTGAGCGATACCAAAAAAGCGTCGGACGTTTTTATCGAGTGCCTTGAGGCTGAAGGCTGCGAGTACATCTTTGGCGTACCGGGAGAGGAAAACCTGGATTTCCTCGATTCGCTGGGCAAGTCGGACAAGATCAAGCTGATCCTCACCCGCCATGAACAAGGTGCGGGATTCATGGCGGCAACCTATGGCCGCCATACCGGCAAGACTGGCGTGTGCGTCGCAACGCTTGGGCCGGGCGCGACCAATTTCGTTACATCCGCAGCCTATGCACAGCTTGGCGGAATGCCGATGCTGATGATCACGGGCCAGAAACCGATCAAGAAATCGAAGCAGGGCCGCTTTCAGATCGTCGATATCGTGTCGTTGATGGAGCCGGTGACGAAGTATTCGATCCAGATTGCAGCGGGTGACAACATCCCCAGCCGCGTACGCGAAGCCTATCGGCTGGCCGAGGAAGAGAAGCCCGGCGCAACGTTGATCGAATTGCCCGAAGATATCGCCGAAGAGCCGACCACCGATTGGAAGCCTCTACCCAAAAGCGTCGCACGCCGTCCGTCGGCAGAGCCGAAAGCTGTGCGCGCTGCGGTCGAAGCAATCGAAAAAGCCAAGAGCCCGATCATCGTCATCGGCGCGGGCGCAAACCGCAAGATGGCTGGTCGCATGCTTGAACAACTGGTCGAAAAGACCGGTATCCCGTTCCTCACCACGCAGATGGGCAAGGGCGTTATCGATGAACGTCACCCCAAGTTCGTAGGCTGTGCGGCGCTGTCCGCTGGTGACTTTGTCCACCGCGCGGTTGAGGCGTCCGACTGCATTATCAATGTGGGCCATGACGTGATCGAAAAGCCGCCCTTCTTCATGCAGGATAACGGCGTCACGGTTATCCATGTCTCTACCAAGACTGCTGAGGTTGATCCGGTCTATTTCCCGCAGATTGAAGTGATCGGCGATATCGGCAATGCGATCTGGCAGATCAAGGAAGACGTCTCGCCCAACCGCGACTGGAACTTTGACCATATCCTTGCCTATCACCAGGCCGAACTGGAACACACGGGCAAGCTGGCAGACGATGCACGTTTCCCGATCTTCCCGCCGCATCTGGTGAAGCAAGTGCGCGAATGCATGCCACGCGATGGCATCATCTGTCTGGATAACGGGGTTTACAAGATCTGGTTCGCGCGGGGCTACACCGCTTATCTGCCCAACACCGTGCTGCTCGACAATGCGCTCGCCACGATGGGTGCAGGGCTGCCATCGGCGATGATGAGCGCGATGCTATATCCTGACCGCAGGGTGATGGCGATCTGCGGCGATGGCGGGTTCATGATGAACAGCCAGGAGATGGAAACCGCGGTGCGCCTCGGCCTCAATCTCACCGTGCTGATCTTGCGCGATGATGCGTATGGCATGATCCGCTGGAAGCAGGCCAATATGGGCTTTGCGGACTTTGGCCTGACCTATGGCAACCCGGACTATGTGAAATACGCCGAAAGCTATGGCGCGCACGGGCACCGTGTTGAATCCTCTGAACACCTGACTGAGCTGCTCGCGCACTGCCGTGACACGCCGGGCGTTCACCTGATCGATTGCCCGGTTGATTACAGCGAGAACGACCAGATCCTGAACATCGACATCAAAAAGCTCAGCGCTGAACTCTGA
- a CDS encoding TonB-dependent receptor: protein MRGITATKALGVLLLPPLFSTAAMAEEDRTDEGDNRIVVYGRALEVIGVAQSGSQGTVGYADFEDVPISRTGELLENVPGVIATQHSGSGKANQYFLRGFNLDHGTDFAGFADGAPINMRTHGHGQGYLDFNFVIPETLERIDYRKGPYFADVGDFTAAGTVAFTTADALDPFAKVEAGAFGFLRGVAGGSTQVGSGDLLIAAETQFYDGPWVLDEDLERFAGLIKYSTQGDDSSFSVQLNAYDSKWNSTDQVPQRAIDSGLINRFGNIDPDLGGKTTRLGAVVNGTTGSTTYNAFATFYDFRLVSNFTYFLENPVDGDQFVQVDRRWVLGGSVNHRFDLGEVGLTLGADLRHDAISKVGLFNSVGGVATTPIRTDSVDETGLGLYANGEVTLAPGLRAILGLRYDHISYDVSADLAANSGDGDDGILAPKASLAWQVTDALEFYANYGQSFHSNDVRGAAITVDPVSGDPAERVLVFARAEGAEIGARVQQGSFHASLVGFWLELDSELVFVGDGGATEANDGSRRYGVEANLFWRPTDWLLLDASYAYTDARYVGPPAGMREIPGAVPEVFAGGVTIKPVTDLNLTAQLRHFGSAPLIEDGSVTSNATTLVNLGGYWDIGPLTLGAELFNVFDTKDADITYFYESRLAGEAAGMEDLHIHPVEPRQLRVSVRYNF, encoded by the coding sequence ATGCGTGGAATCACTGCAACAAAAGCACTTGGCGTGCTGTTGCTGCCCCCCCTTTTTTCAACGGCCGCCATGGCGGAGGAGGACCGCACTGACGAAGGCGACAACCGCATCGTCGTATATGGCCGCGCCCTTGAAGTGATCGGTGTGGCCCAATCCGGATCGCAAGGCACCGTCGGCTATGCCGATTTCGAGGACGTGCCGATCTCCCGCACCGGAGAGCTCTTAGAGAATGTTCCCGGGGTGATTGCCACGCAGCATTCGGGCAGCGGCAAGGCCAACCAGTATTTTCTGCGCGGTTTCAATCTCGACCATGGCACGGACTTCGCTGGCTTCGCCGATGGCGCCCCGATCAACATGCGTACGCACGGACACGGCCAAGGATATCTCGATTTCAACTTCGTCATCCCTGAAACGCTGGAGCGCATCGACTATCGCAAGGGGCCGTATTTTGCCGATGTCGGTGATTTCACCGCAGCGGGAACGGTCGCTTTCACGACGGCTGACGCACTCGATCCCTTTGCCAAGGTGGAAGCGGGGGCATTCGGTTTCCTGCGCGGCGTCGCTGGTGGCAGCACCCAAGTAGGGTCAGGTGACCTGCTGATTGCGGCGGAAACGCAGTTCTATGACGGTCCGTGGGTGCTGGACGAGGATCTGGAGCGGTTCGCAGGCTTGATCAAATACAGCACGCAAGGGGATGACAGCAGCTTCTCGGTCCAGCTCAACGCTTACGATTCCAAATGGAACTCAACCGACCAGGTGCCGCAACGCGCCATCGACAGCGGGCTGATTAACCGCTTCGGCAATATCGATCCTGACCTAGGCGGCAAAACCACAAGGCTGGGCGCGGTGGTGAACGGGACCACGGGATCGACCACCTACAACGCCTTCGCCACGTTCTATGATTTTCGGCTGGTTTCCAATTTCACCTACTTCCTCGAAAACCCGGTGGACGGCGACCAGTTCGTGCAGGTTGACCGACGCTGGGTTCTGGGCGGTTCGGTCAATCACCGGTTCGACCTCGGGGAAGTCGGACTGACGCTTGGTGCGGACCTGCGGCATGATGCCATTTCCAAGGTCGGCCTCTTCAACAGCGTGGGCGGTGTGGCCACTACGCCCATCCGGACTGACAGCGTCGATGAAACCGGCCTCGGTCTCTATGCCAACGGCGAAGTTACGCTCGCTCCTGGCCTGCGCGCCATCCTTGGTTTGCGCTATGACCATATCTCCTACGACGTCTCCGCCGATCTCGCCGCCAATTCCGGCGATGGTGATGACGGCATCCTCGCTCCTAAGGCATCGCTGGCATGGCAGGTGACCGACGCGCTCGAGTTCTATGCCAATTATGGTCAGAGCTTCCATTCCAATGACGTGCGTGGAGCCGCCATTACCGTCGATCCCGTGAGCGGCGATCCGGCAGAACGGGTGCTGGTCTTTGCGCGGGCCGAAGGCGCGGAAATCGGCGCGCGAGTGCAGCAAGGCAGTTTCCATGCGTCCCTTGTCGGATTTTGGCTGGAGCTTGATTCTGAACTCGTCTTCGTTGGCGATGGTGGAGCAACCGAGGCCAATGACGGTTCGCGCCGCTATGGCGTAGAGGCAAACCTGTTCTGGCGTCCGACCGACTGGCTGCTGCTCGATGCTTCTTATGCCTATACTGATGCACGCTATGTCGGCCCACCTGCTGGGATGCGCGAAATTCCCGGCGCAGTGCCGGAAGTCTTTGCGGGCGGCGTGACGATCAAGCCGGTGACGGACCTCAATTTGACTGCCCAGCTACGCCATTTTGGCAGCGCTCCGCTGATCGAGGATGGATCGGTCACGTCGAATGCAACAACTTTGGTGAACCTCGGCGGATACTGGGACATCGGCCCCCTGACCTTGGGCGCGGAGTTGTTCAATGTGTTTGACACCAAAGACGCCGACATCACTTATTTCTACGAATCCCGTCTTGCAGGTGAGGCAGCAGGAATGGAGGACTTGCACATCCACCCCGTGGAGCCTCGCCAGCTGCGAGTAAGCGTCCGCTATAACTTCTAG
- a CDS encoding aldehyde dehydrogenase family protein — protein sequence MTMKTVVNPFDLSEIGSVPTAEWDEIDAFLTRAHELSEDRSAWMKAHERAAILHRAMEIMKERRDHLAFQIANEGGKPLIDARVEADRAINGMELCIHEIGALKGTEIPMGLTSAGDGRLAWTTREPIGPVVAVSAFNHPLNLIVHQVAPAVAVGCPVIVKPASDTPLSCFEFIDILHEAGLPKEWAKAVAPSRDASEKMVTDPRVAFFTFIGSAGVGWSLRSKLSPGTRCALEHGGVAPVIVDQTADLEAAVPSLAKGGFYHSGQVCVSVQRVFAHSSIVDELAGKLADAAKALKVGNAIEEDVECGPLIRPAEVDRVAQWVEEARDGGGTVLCGGERLSETTYAPTVLLNPPADATISRKEVFGPVVCVYSYDNVDDAIARANSLDVSFQAAVFTNDLNAAMHTYRNINASAVMVNDHTAFRTDWMPFTGLKTSGHGTGGIPYTCHEMTIEKMIVIKG from the coding sequence ATGACGATGAAGACAGTGGTCAATCCGTTCGACCTTTCGGAAATCGGCAGCGTGCCCACCGCGGAATGGGACGAGATCGATGCGTTCCTGACGCGTGCGCATGAGCTTTCCGAGGACCGTTCGGCCTGGATGAAGGCGCATGAACGCGCTGCAATCCTTCACCGGGCAATGGAGATCATGAAGGAACGGCGCGATCACCTCGCCTTCCAGATTGCCAATGAAGGCGGTAAACCGTTGATCGATGCGCGGGTCGAAGCCGATCGTGCGATCAACGGGATGGAACTGTGCATCCACGAGATCGGCGCGCTCAAAGGCACGGAGATCCCCATGGGGCTGACATCGGCAGGGGACGGACGGCTGGCCTGGACCACGCGTGAGCCGATTGGACCGGTTGTGGCGGTCTCAGCCTTCAACCACCCGCTTAACCTGATCGTGCATCAGGTTGCGCCAGCAGTCGCCGTAGGATGCCCGGTGATTGTCAAACCGGCGAGCGATACGCCGCTGTCATGCTTTGAATTCATCGACATTCTGCATGAGGCCGGCTTGCCGAAAGAATGGGCCAAGGCGGTTGCTCCGTCGCGCGACGCGTCTGAGAAGATGGTGACTGATCCGCGGGTCGCTTTCTTCACCTTTATTGGTTCCGCCGGGGTGGGGTGGTCGCTGCGGTCCAAGCTTTCGCCCGGCACGCGCTGCGCCTTGGAGCATGGCGGAGTGGCTCCGGTAATCGTCGATCAAACCGCCGATCTCGAAGCGGCTGTACCCAGTCTGGCCAAAGGCGGATTTTATCATTCCGGCCAGGTGTGTGTGTCGGTTCAGAGAGTTTTCGCGCACTCCTCGATAGTTGATGAACTGGCGGGCAAGCTTGCCGATGCGGCCAAGGCCCTTAAAGTCGGCAATGCGATTGAAGAAGACGTCGAATGCGGCCCGCTGATCCGGCCGGCTGAAGTCGACCGGGTGGCTCAATGGGTAGAAGAAGCGCGCGATGGCGGCGGAACCGTGCTGTGCGGTGGGGAAAGGCTCTCTGAGACGACTTACGCGCCCACAGTGCTGCTGAACCCGCCAGCTGACGCCACCATTTCGCGCAAAGAGGTGTTCGGACCGGTGGTGTGCGTCTATTCCTATGATAATGTTGATGATGCGATAGCTCGTGCCAATTCGCTTGACGTATCGTTTCAGGCGGCGGTCTTCACCAATGATCTGAACGCCGCAATGCATACCTATCGCAACATCAACGCCTCAGCTGTCATGGTAAACGACCACACCGCCTTCCGCACCGACTGGATGCCATTTACCGGGCTTAAGACTTCGGGGCACGGAACCGGCGGCATTCCCTACACTTGCCATGAAATGACGATTGAGAAGATGATCGTCATCAAGGGGTAA
- a CDS encoding DUF1800 domain-containing protein has protein sequence MASDLDLAIRNTDLVEPLCQPVDDPEALLQPAIEETKFTNFAGVSALALATAACGGGDSSTSAVAGPGAGPVVEVRAPTSDAEAARFLLQASFAASQRAIEQLKRDGYEPWLDGQMDQANSQTAKSFFADRGFDRVDENDYFNSDRIADQMIWSQLLSGGSSVRKRVALALSEFFVVSINNLAVEWPGPAIGEYWDILNRNAFGSFRELIEEITLNPAMGVFLNTRGNQKADPNSGRVPDENYGREIMQLMSIGLFELNIDGSLKLSGGEPIETYTNDDVTGIAKVFTGYEFDFTNIGTTTVQGNFELADPDWVRNPMTSDVTRWRWKPWPWNPTGDAFHSETEKSFLGLTIPAGTNAADSLAMALDHLVAHPNVGPFFGKQMIQRLVTSNPSPSYVQRVAEVFENNGEGVRGDLRAVFKAILLDEEALSSQSLEDPTFGKLREPMLRFVQLGRTFNMRSVSGDWDLGDASNPSWALAQSPLRAPSVFNFFRPGYFRAGSQSADQDLLAPEFQLVNETSVAGYVNFMHAAVQAEFWPFEDVELDYSTEMALAEDSASLLAHLELLLTANQLTDDVRATILSALDDQPISATSSQNQRITKVRTAVLLIMTSSDYLVQR, from the coding sequence GTGGCCTCCGATCTAGACCTCGCAATCAGAAATACCGATTTGGTGGAGCCTTTGTGTCAGCCAGTCGATGATCCAGAGGCGTTGCTTCAACCCGCTATAGAAGAGACTAAATTCACCAACTTTGCGGGGGTGAGCGCTCTCGCCTTGGCCACGGCTGCCTGCGGGGGCGGAGATAGTTCTACTAGTGCGGTCGCTGGTCCTGGTGCCGGTCCGGTCGTTGAGGTTAGGGCCCCTACTTCCGATGCAGAAGCGGCACGTTTCCTTTTGCAAGCCTCCTTTGCAGCATCTCAGCGTGCGATTGAGCAATTGAAACGGGATGGTTATGAGCCCTGGCTTGACGGTCAGATGGATCAGGCCAACAGCCAGACAGCAAAGTCTTTTTTTGCGGATCGTGGCTTCGATCGGGTCGATGAAAACGACTACTTTAACAGCGATCGCATTGCCGATCAGATGATTTGGTCTCAACTCCTATCTGGTGGGAGTAGCGTTCGCAAAAGGGTGGCGTTGGCCCTTTCAGAATTTTTCGTTGTCTCAATCAACAATTTAGCGGTTGAGTGGCCCGGACCCGCGATTGGTGAATATTGGGACATCCTCAATCGCAACGCCTTTGGCAGTTTCCGCGAGCTGATTGAGGAGATTACCCTTAACCCCGCCATGGGCGTTTTCCTAAACACTAGGGGGAACCAAAAGGCAGATCCCAATAGCGGCCGGGTTCCCGATGAAAACTATGGCCGTGAGATTATGCAGCTCATGTCTATAGGTCTATTTGAGCTCAATATAGATGGTTCTTTGAAACTTTCTGGCGGTGAGCCTATCGAAACCTACACCAATGATGATGTCACCGGCATCGCTAAGGTATTTACTGGCTATGAGTTCGATTTCACTAATATCGGCACCACTACAGTCCAAGGAAACTTTGAACTTGCTGATCCGGACTGGGTCCGCAATCCCATGACTTCGGATGTGACCCGTTGGCGTTGGAAGCCTTGGCCTTGGAATCCGACTGGGGATGCTTTCCATTCTGAGACAGAAAAGAGTTTCTTGGGTCTAACAATTCCGGCGGGCACTAATGCAGCAGATAGCCTGGCAATGGCCCTCGATCATCTGGTTGCACACCCTAATGTTGGGCCATTCTTTGGTAAGCAAATGATCCAGCGTTTAGTCACCAGTAATCCCTCTCCTTCTTATGTTCAGCGGGTTGCTGAAGTTTTTGAAAATAATGGTGAAGGAGTGAGGGGTGATTTACGGGCTGTTTTCAAAGCAATTTTGCTAGATGAAGAGGCCCTATCATCTCAGAGCTTAGAGGACCCTACTTTTGGCAAGTTGAGGGAACCGATGCTTCGTTTTGTTCAGCTTGGCCGTACATTTAATATGCGGTCGGTTAGCGGAGATTGGGACTTGGGTGATGCATCAAACCCATCTTGGGCGTTAGCCCAGTCGCCGCTGCGAGCGCCCTCAGTTTTTAATTTTTTCCGCCCTGGATATTTTAGGGCTGGCTCGCAGTCGGCCGACCAAGATTTACTCGCCCCTGAATTCCAGCTGGTTAATGAAACCTCGGTGGCTGGCTATGTTAACTTCATGCATGCGGCAGTTCAGGCAGAATTTTGGCCCTTCGAGGACGTGGAGTTGGATTACTCAACTGAGATGGCTCTCGCAGAAGATAGTGCCAGTTTACTGGCACACTTAGAATTGTTGCTAACGGCCAACCAGCTGACCGATGACGTTCGGGCCACCATACTTAGCGCCTTGGATGATCAGCCCATTTCAGCAACAAGTAGCCAGAACCAGCGGATTACTAAGGTCAGAACGGCGGTATTGCTGATCATGACTTCCAGTGATTACTTGGTTCAGAGATAG
- a CDS encoding MmcB family DNA repair protein — translation MATDATQSTDSANDASLEAAKVSASDVARGVMRLFARNDIWCLSEMPLRNSRRADLMGVDAKGQIIIVEIKVARSDLLGDGKWPDYLDFCDRFYWALAPGLDRSPLDSADYQPECCGVIVADGYDAEIVRPAPLHPLAAPRRKKEIERLARTALRRHTGLIDPRCAELFPDR, via the coding sequence ATGGCAACAGACGCAACCCAATCCACTGATTCGGCAAATGACGCGAGCTTAGAGGCAGCAAAGGTAAGTGCATCTGATGTCGCGCGCGGTGTCATGCGCCTGTTTGCCCGCAATGATATCTGGTGTCTGTCCGAAATGCCGCTGCGTAATAGCCGCCGTGCCGATCTGATGGGGGTTGATGCAAAGGGTCAGATCATCATCGTCGAGATCAAAGTGGCGCGCAGCGATCTGCTTGGTGATGGCAAATGGCCTGACTATCTGGATTTCTGCGACCGGTTCTATTGGGCTTTGGCGCCGGGGCTGGATCGCAGCCCGCTCGACAGCGCGGACTACCAACCCGAATGCTGCGGCGTTATTGTGGCGGACGGCTACGATGCAGAGATCGTGCGCCCCGCCCCACTACATCCGCTGGCCGCCCCGCGGCGCAAGAAAGAGATCGAGCGTCTCGCAAGAACCGCACTTCGCCGGCACACCGGGCTGATCGATCCGCGCTGCGCAGAGCTGTTCCCCGACCGCTAA
- a CDS encoding sterol desaturase family protein, giving the protein MTLIVALRYLASSGLFAWLTPRLRPGQYDGLEPQILREIRWSLASAAIYGIPAGLAFWSWRHLGWTQMYLDPLEYPLWYLPLSAMICLFVHDTWFYWTHRAMHWPPLFRLAHSVHHDSRPPTAWTAMSFHPIEAVTGAVVIPTLIFLVPIHMGMLGLVLAIMTVMGVTNHMGWEMFPRWFVHSRFGNWVITASHHERHHEEYRCNYGLYFRFWDKLCGTDRGLTQKFA; this is encoded by the coding sequence ATGACATTGATCGTTGCGCTTCGCTATCTGGCAAGCAGCGGTTTATTTGCATGGCTGACGCCCAGGCTTCGCCCCGGCCAGTATGACGGACTAGAGCCTCAGATCCTCCGCGAGATCAGATGGTCGCTGGCATCAGCTGCAATTTATGGAATACCAGCCGGGCTGGCCTTCTGGAGTTGGCGCCACTTGGGCTGGACGCAAATGTATCTCGATCCGCTCGAGTACCCCTTGTGGTATCTGCCCCTCTCGGCAATGATTTGTCTGTTTGTACACGACACGTGGTTCTACTGGACGCATCGCGCAATGCATTGGCCGCCGCTGTTCCGACTGGCGCATTCTGTACATCATGACAGCCGGCCGCCAACCGCATGGACTGCCATGAGCTTCCACCCGATCGAAGCGGTCACTGGTGCCGTCGTTATTCCAACGCTGATCTTTCTGGTGCCTATCCATATGGGCATGCTTGGACTTGTTCTGGCGATCATGACAGTGATGGGTGTTACCAATCACATGGGGTGGGAAATGTTTCCGCGCTGGTTTGTTCACTCTAGGTTTGGCAATTGGGTGATAACTGCCAGTCATCACGAACGTCATCATGAAGAGTATCGATGCAATTACGGCCTTTATTTCCGGTTTTGGGACAAGTTGTGCGGCACAGACCGCGGACTGACTCAAAAGTTCGCATGA
- a CDS encoding DUF2141 domain-containing protein — protein MSRDAAQALLLAASAIALSGMSAPPKGDITVSITNMRSSEGVVRACITKDRNTFPNCRKDPAAMRKVVDAGESVPLTFTGVEAGAYAIALLHDENDNGKADRTLGMMPKEGFGFSRDARVRMGPPSFDDAVFDFDGTDAALTIRMRYML, from the coding sequence ATGAGCCGAGACGCTGCCCAGGCATTGCTTCTGGCCGCTAGCGCGATTGCGCTAAGCGGGATGAGTGCCCCGCCCAAAGGCGACATAACCGTCAGCATCACCAATATGCGCTCATCCGAAGGCGTAGTGCGTGCATGCATCACAAAGGACCGCAACACCTTTCCCAACTGCCGCAAGGATCCGGCTGCGATGCGCAAGGTTGTCGATGCCGGTGAAAGTGTGCCCCTGACCTTTACCGGTGTAGAAGCCGGCGCATATGCGATCGCTCTGCTGCATGACGAGAACGACAACGGCAAAGCTGATCGTACACTGGGCATGATGCCGAAAGAAGGGTTCGGCTTCTCTCGCGATGCAAGGGTGCGCATGGGCCCACCCAGCTTTGACGATGCAGTGTTCGATTTTGACGGCACCGACGCTGCGCTAACAATTCGCATGCGCTACATGCTCTGA